In the Maribacter sp. MJ134 genome, one interval contains:
- a CDS encoding DUF3078 domain-containing protein: protein MTKRITNKTVWFTIILGLAANLFFAQNTIPATTPTDSVSIDTTVVDTIVIRKTLTKIKHIPRGVNLTNPVISFKKTKPLKDRYNRFRVPSFWKKENQLGINVSETAFVNWNAGGDNAISGLGFLKFSRNYKFRYFKWDNNLDLRYGLNAQEGRKLRKTEDVIRLNSNVGYRRDTISNWYYSVQLNFNTQFSNGFKYPDRTTPISRFMAPGYLFFGAGTSYISQDQKFNLYLSPLTQKSTFVLDQRLADRGAFGVEKAVLDADGNVITPGENHLLELGFLVTHNWNLNLGKNIDLNSRLNLYTDYLASFGNIDLDWELNIKMRVNKYILTTIGTHLIYDDDILFDEVKNVDGIVTDPGEPRLQFKQVLGVGVAYDF from the coding sequence ATGACCAAGAGGATTACGAATAAGACCGTATGGTTTACCATTATATTAGGGTTAGCTGCAAATTTATTTTTCGCTCAAAATACAATTCCGGCTACAACGCCTACCGACAGTGTTTCAATAGATACAACTGTTGTGGATACCATAGTTATACGAAAAACACTCACCAAGATAAAGCATATACCAAGGGGCGTTAACCTTACCAATCCCGTTATCTCATTTAAAAAAACAAAACCACTTAAAGATAGGTACAACCGATTTAGGGTACCTTCTTTTTGGAAAAAGGAGAATCAACTGGGGATAAATGTGAGCGAGACGGCCTTTGTGAATTGGAATGCAGGTGGGGACAATGCCATAAGCGGTCTAGGATTTCTTAAATTTTCCCGTAACTACAAATTTCGATATTTTAAATGGGACAATAATCTAGATCTCAGATATGGTCTTAACGCACAGGAAGGTCGTAAATTAAGAAAGACAGAAGATGTTATACGGCTAAACTCAAATGTCGGTTATCGCAGGGATACCATCAGTAATTGGTACTACTCCGTGCAGTTAAACTTTAACACCCAATTTTCCAACGGTTTTAAGTATCCAGATAGAACTACACCAATATCCCGTTTCATGGCTCCCGGATATTTGTTTTTTGGTGCTGGAACATCGTATATAAGTCAAGACCAAAAATTTAATCTTTACCTCTCTCCCTTAACACAGAAATCTACGTTTGTTCTAGACCAAAGATTGGCGGACAGGGGTGCATTTGGTGTTGAAAAAGCCGTTTTGGATGCAGATGGAAATGTGATTACACCCGGGGAAAACCATCTTTTAGAACTGGGGTTTCTGGTTACGCATAATTGGAACCTGAACCTGGGGAAGAATATTGACTTGAACAGTAGGCTAAACCTGTATACCGATTATCTCGCCAGCTTTGGGAACATAGATTTAGATTGGGAACTTAATATTAAGATGAGGGTGAACAAGTATATTTTGACCACCATAGGCACACATCTTATTTACGACGATGATATTCTTTTTGATGAAGTAAAGAATGTGGACGGTATCGTTACCGACCCCGGAGAACCTAGGTTGCAGTTTAAACAAGTGCTAGGGGTAGGTGTAGCTTACGATTTTTAA
- a CDS encoding carboxypeptidase-like regulatory domain-containing protein, whose protein sequence is MKQLLFVFLFAVFYNVSAQSNGVLSGKVLDAEIYNEPLLMASLCLKGTSWKAQTNFNGNFEIAGVTPGKYTLQISFLGYETVEVPVEIKDGERLDVLQSLKAKSLPALPDSVVAAKEDYATDSQISGFKK, encoded by the coding sequence ATGAAACAGTTACTTTTTGTATTCTTATTCGCAGTTTTTTACAATGTATCCGCCCAATCAAATGGTGTCTTGAGCGGTAAGGTATTAGATGCGGAGATATATAATGAACCCTTACTTATGGCTTCATTGTGTTTAAAAGGCACCTCTTGGAAAGCACAGACTAATTTTAACGGCAATTTTGAAATTGCTGGAGTAACTCCTGGTAAATACACGCTGCAGATTAGCTTTTTAGGTTATGAAACGGTGGAAGTACCCGTAGAAATTAAGGATGGTGAACGTTTGGATGTACTACAGTCTTTAAAAGCCAAATCCTTGCCTGCCCTTCCCGACTCTGTAGTTGCGGCAAAAGAGGACTACGCTACCGATAGTCAAATTTCAGGTTTTAAAAAGTAA
- a CDS encoding inorganic phosphate transporter — translation MSENIYLFMIIALAVLAITDLVVGVSNDAVNFLNSAIGSKAISFKTIMIVASVGIAFGAISSSGMMEVARKGIFNPSEFVFAEIMIIFMAVMITDILLLDFFNTLGMPTSTTVSIVFELLGAAVAISMVKIYASDGGVSDLVQYINTEKATEIILGILLSVVVAFTIGALVQFVSRILISFKFEEKPKWIGAVFGGFAITAIVYFILVKGLKGTSILSPEISMFIGTQPELFILGNILFWSILSFVVTQFLNWNIYTVIIVLGTFALAMAFAGNDLVNFIGVPLAALASYESWQASGMLASEFNMKGLNTASQAPTYLLLASGLIMVITLWFSSKAKNVVKTSVDLSRQDEGDERFQPNYLSRQIVKYSIMASENLSGIIPKNIQKRINSQFEKPYVYIPKSKVKDLPAFDLVRASVNLMVASVLISLATSMKLPLSTTYVTFMVAMGTSLADQAWGPESAVYRVAGVLNVIGGWFFTAFSAFTAAAIIAYIIHLGGIVAIGILLTLAFLLIGKNYLSHSKKMKETKLEEKLQKAESNTIIGLIEESATNVALAMKRGSKIYTQSIDGLAKHDIDTLKKGKKGISKLDKEVEDLRGNIFYFIKNLDESSVGASNFYITALSYLQDMTQSLEYISKAGFKHVNNNHKKLRFNQIKDLKETDQYVEKLFVEVREIFESRNFGNLTSLLMGKEELLLKLDQKIAKQVERTRSDESSPKNTALYFSLLLETKDLLQATMNLIETYDKYANR, via the coding sequence ATGAGCGAAAACATTTACTTGTTTATGATTATTGCCTTGGCCGTTCTGGCCATCACCGACCTGGTTGTTGGGGTAAGTAATGATGCCGTAAACTTTTTGAATTCTGCAATTGGCTCAAAGGCCATTTCGTTCAAGACCATCATGATCGTTGCAAGTGTAGGTATTGCCTTTGGCGCAATTTCCTCTAGTGGTATGATGGAGGTTGCACGGAAGGGAATTTTTAATCCGAGTGAGTTCGTCTTTGCTGAAATCATGATTATTTTCATGGCGGTAATGATTACCGATATTCTTTTGTTGGATTTTTTCAACACCCTTGGAATGCCTACTTCAACCACGGTTTCCATAGTTTTTGAATTATTGGGTGCCGCTGTCGCTATTTCAATGGTAAAAATATATGCCTCGGACGGTGGTGTTTCAGATTTGGTCCAATATATCAATACAGAAAAGGCTACTGAGATTATATTAGGTATTCTTTTGTCCGTAGTCGTAGCCTTTACAATAGGTGCTTTGGTCCAGTTTGTTTCTAGAATACTTATTTCTTTTAAATTCGAGGAAAAACCAAAATGGATAGGTGCTGTTTTTGGTGGGTTTGCCATAACCGCCATTGTTTATTTTATTCTGGTCAAGGGCCTAAAGGGAACCTCTATTCTGTCACCTGAAATATCCATGTTCATAGGCACCCAACCAGAATTATTCATACTGGGAAATATCCTATTTTGGTCCATATTATCCTTTGTGGTTACCCAATTTTTAAACTGGAATATTTACACTGTAATCATAGTTTTAGGCACGTTTGCACTTGCGATGGCTTTTGCGGGCAACGACCTTGTTAATTTCATAGGGGTACCGCTAGCAGCCTTGGCCTCTTATGAAAGCTGGCAAGCCTCCGGTATGTTAGCTTCTGAATTTAATATGAAAGGACTAAATACGGCAAGCCAAGCACCCACCTACCTTTTGCTGGCATCCGGTCTTATAATGGTCATTACGCTTTGGTTTTCTTCCAAAGCTAAAAACGTGGTAAAAACCAGTGTAGATTTATCCAGGCAGGACGAAGGGGACGAACGTTTTCAACCGAACTACTTATCGAGGCAAATCGTAAAATATAGCATAATGGCTTCTGAAAACTTATCGGGAATCATTCCAAAGAACATTCAGAAAAGAATAAATAGCCAGTTTGAAAAGCCTTATGTGTACATTCCAAAAAGTAAAGTAAAGGACCTACCTGCTTTTGACTTGGTCAGGGCGTCCGTAAACTTAATGGTGGCCAGTGTATTGATATCGTTGGCAACCTCCATGAAATTACCACTTTCTACAACCTACGTAACTTTTATGGTTGCCATGGGTACTTCCTTGGCAGACCAGGCATGGGGTCCAGAAAGTGCTGTTTATCGGGTAGCAGGTGTACTTAACGTCATAGGAGGCTGGTTCTTTACTGCCTTCAGTGCTTTTACGGCAGCGGCCATAATAGCTTATATTATTCATCTTGGCGGTATCGTTGCCATTGGAATTCTTTTGACCTTGGCGTTTTTGCTTATCGGTAAAAATTACCTCTCGCATTCTAAGAAAATGAAGGAAACCAAACTTGAGGAAAAGTTACAGAAGGCAGAGAGCAATACTATAATTGGATTGATCGAAGAAAGTGCAACCAATGTAGCACTAGCTATGAAGCGCGGCAGTAAAATTTATACCCAAAGTATAGATGGTCTTGCAAAGCATGATATTGACACCCTAAAAAAAGGAAAAAAAGGAATTTCAAAATTAGATAAGGAAGTAGAGGACCTTAGAGGCAACATTTTTTACTTTATCAAAAACCTAGATGAATCAAGCGTAGGAGCCAGTAACTTTTATATTACGGCTTTAAGTTACCTTCAAGATATGACCCAATCTTTGGAATATATATCCAAAGCTGGTTTCAAACATGTAAACAACAACCATAAAAAACTAAGATTCAATCAAATCAAAGACCTCAAGGAAACGGACCAATACGTAGAAAAACTGTTTGTAGAGGTACGCGAAATATTCGAATCAAGAAATTTTGGAAATCTGACCAGCCTTTTGATGGGAAAAGAGGAACTACTCCTTAAACTAGATCAAAAAATAGCCAAACAGGTAGAGCGCACCCGTTCCGATGAATCTAGTCCAAAGAATACGGCGCTATATTTTAGCTTGCTACTAGAAACTAAAGACTTGTTGCAAGCAACAATGAACTTGATAGAAACCTATGACAAATATGCAAATAGGTAA
- a CDS encoding DUF6503 family protein produces the protein MQIGKTLKFILSFILVIFLNHLGNSQELSGRELLEKAIQFHDKEANWKSFKGKLAITMKSPNSSDRHSILFMDLPAEYFKSKVRRDNNTIESVLMKDSCNLKLNGSPVISKKYRDSLRITCDRAKMMKNYYTYLYGLPMKLKDPGTIIAPEVKKKSFKGKEYLVLKVNYDEEVGKDTWYFYFDPLTYAMEVYQFFHDESKNDGEYIVLDDLLEVNGIKMPKTRAWYYNKDDKYLGTDILTKGGAL, from the coding sequence ATGCAAATAGGTAAGACACTGAAATTTATACTTTCCTTTATTCTGGTGATATTCTTAAATCATCTGGGAAACTCCCAAGAACTATCGGGACGAGAATTATTGGAAAAAGCAATCCAGTTCCATGATAAAGAAGCTAATTGGAAAAGTTTTAAAGGTAAATTGGCTATCACCATGAAATCTCCAAATTCTAGCGACCGTCATAGTATCTTGTTCATGGACCTTCCTGCGGAATATTTTAAATCTAAGGTTAGAAGGGATAACAACACTATTGAATCTGTTTTGATGAAGGACAGTTGTAATCTAAAACTAAACGGAAGTCCGGTAATATCTAAAAAATATAGGGATAGCCTTAGAATAACTTGTGATAGGGCTAAAATGATGAAAAATTATTACACCTATCTCTACGGCTTACCGATGAAGCTAAAAGACCCAGGAACAATCATTGCTCCAGAAGTAAAAAAGAAATCGTTCAAAGGAAAGGAATATCTTGTTTTGAAGGTAAACTACGATGAAGAAGTGGGCAAAGATACTTGGTATTTCTATTTTGATCCTTTAACCTATGCTATGGAAGTTTATCAATTTTTCCATGACGAGTCTAAAAATGATGGCGAATATATAGTACTAGATGATTTGCTCGAGGTCAATGGTATAAAAATGCCCAAAACTAGAGCATGGTATTACAATAAGGATGATAAATATTTGGGAACGGACATTCTTACCAAAGGCGGTGCCTTATAG
- the nadD gene encoding nicotinate (nicotinamide) nucleotide adenylyltransferase, whose amino-acid sequence MKKVGLYFGTFNPIHIGHMVIANHMAEFSELDEIWFVVTPQSPFKVKKTLLENHHRYQLVLEATKDFPKLKPSKIEFDLPQPNYTINTLVHLGEKYTDEYQFCLIMGEDNLKGFHKWKNYEVILENYELYVYPRISEGTVAHRFEGHPKIHKVEAPIMEISSTFIRNEHKKGKNISPMLPYNVWKYMDEMNFYR is encoded by the coding sequence ATGAAAAAGGTAGGGTTGTACTTTGGAACCTTTAACCCAATTCATATTGGTCATATGGTCATAGCCAACCACATGGCAGAGTTTTCCGAGTTGGATGAGATTTGGTTCGTAGTAACACCTCAAAGTCCCTTTAAGGTCAAGAAAACGCTTTTGGAAAATCACCACAGGTATCAGTTGGTACTTGAAGCTACCAAAGATTTCCCAAAGTTAAAGCCCAGTAAAATTGAATTTGATTTGCCTCAACCTAACTATACTATTAACACCCTTGTACATCTTGGAGAAAAGTATACAGATGAATACCAGTTTTGCCTTATTATGGGAGAGGATAATTTAAAAGGGTTTCACAAGTGGAAGAACTATGAAGTAATCTTGGAAAACTACGAGCTCTATGTATATCCAAGAATTTCTGAAGGTACCGTAGCACATAGATTTGAGGGGCATCCTAAGATTCATAAGGTTGAAGCGCCCATAATGGAAATATCATCGACCTTTATTAGAAATGAACATAAAAAGGGTAAAAACATTAGCCCAATGTTACCCTATAATGTTTGGAAATATATGGATGAAATGAATTTTTACAGGTAA
- the gmk gene encoding guanylate kinase translates to MKGGKLIIFSAPSGSGKTTIVRHLLGCEDLNLAFSVSATSRPRRGKEKNKQHYYFMTVSEFKKHIKNDDFLEWEEVYRDNFYGTLKSEVERLWAEGKNVIFDIDVAGGLRIKKKFPKQTLAVFVKPPSVDELKIRLKKRSTETDDKINMRIAKASVELATAPQFDRIIKNYDLNTALKEAEELVSDFVNQTETDER, encoded by the coding sequence ATGAAAGGTGGTAAACTTATTATATTTTCGGCTCCTTCTGGTAGTGGTAAAACTACCATCGTTAGACATTTACTTGGATGTGAAGACCTTAACTTGGCTTTTTCTGTGTCAGCCACTTCAAGGCCTAGACGTGGAAAGGAGAAGAACAAACAGCATTATTATTTTATGACTGTATCCGAATTTAAGAAACATATTAAAAATGATGATTTCTTAGAGTGGGAAGAAGTATACAGGGATAATTTTTATGGCACTTTAAAGAGCGAAGTAGAACGCTTATGGGCAGAAGGAAAGAATGTAATTTTTGATATAGACGTGGCAGGTGGACTTCGTATTAAAAAGAAATTCCCAAAACAGACGCTAGCTGTTTTTGTAAAACCACCGAGTGTGGATGAGCTTAAGATACGTTTGAAGAAGCGAAGCACGGAGACCGACGATAAAATTAATATGAGAATTGCAAAGGCTTCTGTAGAACTTGCGACGGCGCCACAGTTTGACAGGATTATCAAAAATTACGATTTAAATACAGCTCTAAAAGAGGCAGAAGAACTAGTGTCCGATTTCGTTAACCAAACGGAGACTGACGAAAGATGA
- a CDS encoding YicC/YloC family endoribonuclease, with protein MIQSMTGFGKHVVQLPTKKITVEIKSLNSKSIDLNARMPSAYREKELELRKLIANSLQRGKVDFSLYIEITGDETSAQVNESAVKQYMKQLKSIADGDDLRLLEMALRFPDAMRTDKEDIDEEEYKAIIKALKGALSEINKFRSEEGNVLERDFLDRISSLKNLLQNVLEMDPDRQGTIRERLEKAVQEIKQDVDANRFEQELIYYLEKYDITEEKVRLANHLDYFTKTIQSNDSNGKKLGFISQEIGREINTIGSKANYAPMQQLVVQMKDELEKIKEQMLNVL; from the coding sequence ATGATTCAATCCATGACTGGATTCGGCAAGCATGTTGTACAGCTTCCAACTAAAAAAATTACGGTAGAGATTAAATCCCTAAACAGTAAGAGCATAGATTTAAACGCTCGTATGCCATCTGCATATCGGGAAAAAGAGTTGGAGTTGAGGAAACTAATCGCCAACTCACTTCAAAGAGGAAAAGTTGATTTTAGTTTGTACATTGAAATCACTGGAGATGAAACCTCCGCTCAGGTAAACGAGAGTGCTGTAAAGCAATATATGAAGCAGCTGAAGTCCATTGCGGATGGGGATGATCTTAGGTTATTAGAGATGGCCCTGCGTTTTCCTGATGCTATGCGAACGGATAAGGAAGACATAGATGAAGAGGAATATAAGGCTATAATTAAGGCGCTGAAGGGAGCGTTATCAGAAATAAATAAGTTTAGATCAGAAGAGGGAAACGTTTTAGAGAGAGATTTCTTAGATCGTATTTCATCCTTAAAGAATTTACTGCAAAACGTGCTTGAGATGGACCCGGACCGCCAAGGTACCATTAGGGAGCGTTTGGAAAAAGCAGTACAGGAGATAAAGCAGGATGTGGATGCGAATAGATTTGAACAGGAGCTTATTTATTATCTAGAGAAGTACGATATTACCGAGGAAAAGGTGCGCTTAGCCAATCATTTGGATTATTTTACGAAAACCATACAATCCAATGATAGTAATGGTAAAAAACTTGGTTTTATCTCCCAAGAGATAGGAAGGGAGATAAACACTATTGGGTCAAAGGCCAATTATGCACCAATGCAACAGCTCGTTGTTCAAATGAAAGACGAGTTAGAAAAAATAAAGGAGCAGATGCTAAATGTACTTTAG
- a CDS encoding DUF1080 domain-containing protein: MKQFIYVFIVFFVLIGCQEKKSANLTKENNSNESLQPTKYKGTEPTTPEATELYQPVPPKVTLTKNNVPSDAIVLFDGSGLEEWVHVVDSSAAQWYVQDDGSLLVKDRSGDIMTKRNFGSIQLHIEWKSPKDVINEGQSRANSGIFIQRRYEIQIMDSNDNPTYTNGQVGAVYKQSIPLAMASVPSGEWNTYDIIYEAPEFENERLVQPAYVTVLHNGVLIQNHFEIEGPVRYIGWPSYEAHGKAPIQLQDHGDNSRVSYRNIWVREL, from the coding sequence ATGAAACAATTTATTTATGTCTTTATAGTGTTTTTTGTTCTGATAGGTTGCCAAGAAAAGAAGAGTGCCAACCTTACGAAAGAAAATAATTCAAACGAAAGTTTACAACCTACAAAATATAAGGGAACGGAACCTACAACGCCGGAGGCTACCGAGCTATACCAGCCAGTACCCCCCAAAGTAACACTTACAAAAAATAATGTCCCCAGTGATGCTATTGTGCTTTTTGATGGAAGCGGACTCGAGGAATGGGTACATGTTGTAGATAGTAGTGCGGCGCAATGGTATGTCCAAGACGATGGTAGTTTGTTGGTAAAAGACAGATCTGGTGATATTATGACAAAAAGAAATTTTGGTAGTATACAATTACACATCGAATGGAAGTCTCCAAAGGACGTTATTAACGAAGGACAAAGTAGAGCGAATAGCGGTATTTTTATCCAACGGAGATATGAAATTCAAATAATGGATAGTAATGACAACCCTACCTATACCAATGGTCAAGTAGGTGCTGTTTATAAGCAGTCCATCCCTTTGGCCATGGCATCTGTACCATCAGGCGAATGGAATACCTATGATATCATTTATGAAGCTCCGGAATTTGAAAATGAAAGACTAGTACAACCAGCCTACGTAACAGTACTTCATAATGGTGTGCTTATTCAAAATCATTTTGAAATTGAAGGCCCTGTTAGATATATAGGTTGGCCCAGTTATGAAGCACATGGCAAGGCACCGATTCAGTTGCAGGATCATGGTGATAACAGCCGTGTGAGCTATCGTAATATTTGGGTAAGAGAATTGTAG
- a CDS encoding DUF1080 domain-containing protein, which produces MNKLRALGVLCALLLSSCQEPSKEKVSSDIENRDAVIVYEEYEKPEPTTPEGTEYYEPKVPVVGSALNGNVPSDAIVLFDGTSLEGWMHVQDSTAAKWHLNEDGSMTVADKTGNIRTKQEFGDVQLHIEWKSPLPVQRDGQNRGNSGVFLNGIYEVQVLDNNDNDTYVNGQVGAIYKQGPPLAMASAPTGEWNVYDIIYHAPEFNEEGGKIKSGTLTVFHNGVVIQDHTEIKGTTPYIGWPKNPAHGKGPLMLQDHGDDSRVSYRNIWVREL; this is translated from the coding sequence ATGAATAAACTACGTGCCCTCGGAGTACTATGTGCGCTACTATTGAGTTCTTGCCAAGAACCGTCCAAAGAAAAAGTTAGCTCTGATATTGAGAATAGAGACGCTGTTATTGTGTATGAAGAATATGAAAAGCCAGAGCCCACAACTCCAGAAGGTACGGAATACTACGAGCCAAAAGTACCCGTGGTTGGGTCCGCGTTAAATGGAAACGTCCCTAGTGACGCTATTGTTCTTTTTGATGGAACTTCTTTAGAAGGGTGGATGCATGTCCAAGATAGTACGGCCGCTAAGTGGCATTTAAACGAAGATGGTAGCATGACGGTTGCGGATAAGACGGGAAATATTAGGACGAAACAAGAATTTGGAGACGTACAATTGCACATTGAGTGGAAATCGCCCCTTCCCGTTCAGCGAGACGGCCAGAATAGAGGAAATAGTGGTGTTTTCCTGAACGGTATTTATGAGGTGCAGGTCTTGGACAATAATGATAACGATACCTATGTTAACGGACAGGTTGGTGCCATCTACAAACAAGGTCCACCTTTGGCCATGGCATCGGCCCCGACAGGGGAATGGAATGTTTACGATATTATTTATCATGCGCCGGAATTTAATGAGGAGGGTGGCAAGATAAAATCGGGCACCTTAACTGTTTTCCATAATGGTGTTGTAATTCAAGATCATACAGAAATTAAGGGTACAACGCCTTATATCGGTTGGCCAAAGAATCCAGCGCATGGTAAAGGGCCACTAATGCTTCAAGACCATGGGGACGATAGTCGTGTAAGCTATCGTAATATTTGGGTAAGAGAACTTTAG
- a CDS encoding DUF1080 domain-containing protein, with the protein MKQLLVVTALVFAFGSCKEKTKPTDIAEQKVELEEKKETQADWTTLFDGSSFDNWHYYGRGEVTEPWKLEDGAMVFYPPQVRKKGEAFNIVTKQEYTDFVLSLEWRIAEAGNSGIFWGVHEDPSLSEAYQSGPEIQVLDNDKHPDGKNGTTHQAGALYDMVAPSEDVTKPIGEWNHCVITVNHKTNTGIVVLNDVEIVNFPVNDPEWSAMVSQSKFNGWEHFGKYTIGKIGLQDHGDVVAYRNIKIKEL; encoded by the coding sequence ATGAAACAACTATTAGTGGTAACAGCTTTGGTTTTTGCGTTCGGCTCTTGTAAGGAGAAAACAAAACCAACGGATATAGCAGAACAAAAAGTAGAATTGGAAGAAAAAAAAGAAACGCAGGCAGATTGGACCACACTTTTTGACGGAAGTTCTTTTGATAATTGGCATTACTACGGTAGGGGCGAAGTTACGGAACCCTGGAAGCTAGAAGACGGAGCAATGGTTTTTTATCCTCCGCAGGTTAGAAAAAAAGGAGAAGCATTTAACATTGTGACCAAACAGGAATATACAGATTTCGTCCTGTCTCTGGAATGGCGAATAGCCGAGGCCGGCAATAGCGGTATTTTTTGGGGAGTTCATGAAGACCCATCCCTAAGTGAAGCTTATCAAAGTGGCCCTGAGATACAAGTGCTGGACAACGACAAGCACCCTGACGGTAAGAACGGAACGACACATCAGGCAGGAGCACTATATGACATGGTGGCTCCTTCAGAAGATGTTACCAAACCAATAGGAGAATGGAATCACTGTGTAATTACAGTAAACCATAAGACAAATACAGGAATCGTTGTGCTTAACGATGTTGAAATCGTAAATTTCCCAGTGAACGACCCAGAGTGGAGTGCCATGGTAAGCCAGTCTAAATTTAATGGTTGGGAACACTTTGGAAAATATACCATCGGTAAAATAGGATTACAAGATCATGGCGATGTTGTTGCCTACAGAAATATTAAGATTAAAGAATTGTAA
- a CDS encoding sugar phosphate isomerase/epimerase family protein: MKTIKGPAVFLAQFVDNKAPFNSLDGMCKWASDLGYKGIQIPTWESFLIDLDKAAESQTYCDELKGKVNSYGLEITELSTHLQGQLVAVHPAYDLMFDNFAPDAVKNNPKARTEWAVDVVKKAATASCRLGITAHATFSGALLWHTWHPWPQRPAGLVEMGFEELAKRWMPILNHFDEQGVDLCYEIHPGEDLHDGDTFERFLEATGNHKRVNILYDPSHFVLQQLDYIEYIDHYHEFIKSFHVKDSEFNPTGKKGAFGGYNDWGNRAGRYRSLGDGQIDFKTIFSKLTQYGCDVWAVMEWECCIKSPEQGAREGAIFIQDHIIEATQKTFDDFAGSAVDKEMLKKILGI; encoded by the coding sequence ATGAAAACAATAAAGGGGCCAGCAGTATTTTTGGCACAATTTGTAGATAATAAAGCACCTTTTAATTCGCTAGACGGGATGTGTAAATGGGCTTCCGATCTAGGTTACAAGGGTATACAGATACCCACATGGGAAAGTTTTTTAATCGACTTGGATAAAGCGGCAGAAAGTCAAACCTATTGTGACGAGTTAAAAGGCAAGGTAAATTCCTATGGTCTGGAAATTACAGAACTTTCTACGCATTTACAGGGACAACTGGTTGCCGTACACCCTGCATATGACTTAATGTTCGATAATTTTGCCCCGGATGCCGTTAAGAATAATCCTAAAGCCAGAACGGAATGGGCGGTAGATGTTGTGAAAAAAGCTGCTACTGCGAGCTGTAGATTAGGGATTACGGCGCATGCCACATTCTCCGGAGCCCTACTTTGGCACACATGGCATCCATGGCCTCAACGACCTGCGGGACTCGTAGAAATGGGCTTTGAAGAGCTTGCCAAGCGTTGGATGCCTATTTTGAACCATTTCGATGAGCAAGGTGTTGATCTGTGTTATGAAATACACCCGGGAGAAGATCTTCATGATGGAGATACTTTTGAACGGTTTTTAGAAGCTACAGGAAACCACAAAAGGGTAAATATTCTTTACGACCCTAGCCATTTTGTATTACAGCAACTGGATTATATCGAATATATAGATCACTATCATGAGTTTATCAAATCATTTCATGTAAAAGATTCAGAGTTTAATCCTACGGGTAAAAAAGGAGCTTTTGGGGGGTACAATGATTGGGGAAATCGCGCAGGAAGGTACCGTTCACTAGGTGACGGACAGATAGATTTCAAAACCATATTCTCAAAACTAACGCAGTACGGTTGTGACGTTTGGGCAGTGATGGAGTGGGAATGTTGTATTAAAAGTCCCGAGCAGGGTGCAAGAGAAGGGGCTATTTTTATTCAGGACCACATCATAGAAGCTACTCAAAAAACATTTGATGATTTTGCCGGGTCGGCCGTGGACAAGGAAATGTTGAAAAAAATCCTTGGAATTTAG